The Vibrio nitrifigilis genome window below encodes:
- the btuD gene encoding vitamin B12 ABC transporter ATP-binding protein BtuD, whose product MIHVNHIHVGERLLPLSFTCQPGEVLHVVGPNGSGKSTLLNAIAGMISYQGEVVIDGIPTEQLPLTELALYRAFLAQSQRPAFNLDVFQYLALSIPHSVSVHDVNVAAAVQELADLMSISDKLHRSIHELSGGEWQRVRLVGSCLQVWPRLNDKARLLLLDEPSAPLDIAQEAMLYKLIDYMKQKGLSIIVATHDLNRTLRHADRVLLLKQGVLQESGIPSDVLTEENLARVFQTRVKSVDFDGKSLLLFE is encoded by the coding sequence ATGATTCACGTTAATCATATCCATGTCGGTGAGCGGCTTTTGCCTTTGTCATTTACTTGTCAGCCGGGGGAAGTCCTGCATGTTGTAGGGCCCAACGGCAGTGGTAAGAGTACGTTACTCAATGCCATTGCAGGGATGATCAGCTATCAAGGCGAAGTCGTGATCGATGGTATCCCAACCGAGCAATTGCCCTTAACCGAGCTCGCATTATATCGGGCTTTTTTGGCTCAAAGCCAACGTCCTGCCTTTAACTTAGATGTCTTTCAGTATTTAGCGCTTTCTATACCTCATAGCGTTTCAGTACATGACGTAAACGTCGCGGCAGCGGTGCAAGAATTAGCGGATTTAATGAGTATTAGCGATAAATTGCATCGCTCTATTCATGAACTTTCTGGGGGAGAGTGGCAACGAGTCCGATTGGTCGGAAGTTGTTTGCAAGTCTGGCCGCGCCTTAATGACAAAGCAAGGTTATTGCTTTTAGATGAACCATCAGCACCGTTAGATATCGCTCAAGAAGCGATGCTCTACAAATTGATCGATTATATGAAACAAAAGGGGCTGAGTATCATCGTAGCAACGCATGATTTGAACAGAACATTGCGTCATGCTGACCGCGTACTTTTACTCAAACAAGGCGTATTACAGGAAAGCGGTATCCCCAGCGATGTGTTAACGGAAGAAAATTTAGCGCGAGTGTTTCAAACTCGAGTGAAGAGTGTTGATTTTGATGGAAAATCTCTACTCTTGTTCGAATGA
- a CDS encoding nucleoside triphosphate pyrophosphohydrolase family protein: MQLTKLTQEIFDHLYRDITEFRSTFDLPVSQPDTLDEQQDALHSSLIIEEMTELAEAPDKTEQADAIVDSVYVLMGRLVHLGHNRVADNLAISYLVDILLNVAVNRGIDFLPCWDEVHSSNMSKVCRNESEYAETEDFYAKQGIKLMAVEKGNYIIAKCAEDFVSESKTVKKGKVLKSVYYRPADLAPLTK, translated from the coding sequence ATGCAACTCACTAAGTTAACGCAAGAAATCTTTGACCACCTTTACCGTGATATCACAGAGTTTCGCTCAACTTTCGATTTACCAGTATCTCAACCGGATACTCTTGATGAGCAGCAAGATGCCCTGCACTCTTCTTTGATCATTGAAGAGATGACTGAATTAGCTGAAGCACCAGATAAAACTGAACAAGCTGACGCTATTGTAGACAGTGTTTATGTGTTGATGGGCCGTTTAGTTCATCTTGGCCACAACCGTGTTGCTGACAACCTAGCGATTAGCTACCTCGTTGACATTCTATTAAACGTTGCCGTCAATCGTGGTATTGATTTCTTACCATGTTGGGATGAAGTGCACAGCTCCAATATGAGTAAAGTGTGCCGTAATGAAAGCGAATACGCAGAAACGGAAGACTTCTATGCGAAACAAGGCATCAAACTGATGGCCGTTGAAAAAGGCAACTACATCATCGCTAAATGTGCAGAAGATTTTGTATCAGAAAGTAAAACAGTGAAAAAAGGCAAAGTACTTAAATCTGTTTACTACCGTCCTGCCGACTTAGCACCACTAACTAAGTAA
- a CDS encoding DUF2750 domain-containing protein: MSKLTSDIQANLELFIKESQENAKVWGLRNDEGWLSCESTEFEESEVMPFWSAKEDAELHNVEEWADFEVLEIPLDIFVEDWLITLAEDGVLIGTNWNAQLEGKEVEPSELAKQYL, encoded by the coding sequence ATGAGCAAATTAACTTCAGATATCCAAGCAAACCTAGAGCTTTTCATTAAAGAGTCACAAGAAAACGCTAAAGTTTGGGGTCTACGTAACGACGAAGGCTGGCTTTCATGCGAATCAACCGAATTCGAAGAAAGTGAAGTCATGCCTTTCTGGTCTGCAAAAGAAGATGCAGAACTGCACAACGTTGAAGAGTGGGCTGATTTCGAAGTGCTAGAGATTCCACTCGACATCTTTGTTGAAGACTGGTTAATCACCCTAGCAGAAGATGGTGTACTAATTGGTACCAACTGGAATGCTCAATTAGAAGGTAAAGAAGTAGAACCTTCAGAGCTTGCGAAACAGTACCTATAA
- a CDS encoding DUF1415 domain-containing protein, translating into MSSTTNIQTITTQVNQWLDDVVIGLNLCPFAAKPQKNKQIKIFVSQATQEEALLEDILSQFMELDSTKPATLETTLVVVPNMLQDFVDYNFFIDWVDVLIRQQEWEGIYQVATFHPDYCFADSDPQDDENLTNRSPYPIFHLIREESMEKVLRHFPNPEEIPDNNIARVSALNVEQRKQLFPYLFRDNTE; encoded by the coding sequence ATGAGCTCAACGACAAATATTCAGACCATCACAACACAAGTGAATCAATGGTTAGATGATGTAGTGATCGGTCTAAACTTATGCCCGTTTGCCGCTAAGCCCCAAAAAAACAAACAAATTAAGATTTTTGTTAGTCAAGCAACGCAAGAAGAAGCCTTACTTGAAGATATTCTCTCTCAATTTATGGAGCTTGATTCAACAAAACCAGCCACATTAGAAACAACATTGGTCGTGGTTCCGAATATGTTGCAAGACTTTGTCGATTATAATTTTTTCATCGATTGGGTCGATGTCTTAATACGCCAACAGGAGTGGGAAGGCATTTATCAAGTTGCGACATTTCATCCAGACTACTGTTTTGCTGACTCTGATCCACAAGATGACGAAAACCTCACCAATCGTTCACCATACCCAATCTTTCATTTGATTCGCGAAGAAAGTATGGAGAAAGTTTTGCGCCATTTCCCAAATCCAGAAGAAATTCCGGATAATAATATCGCCCGAGTGTCGGCATTGAACGTTGAACAGCGCAAACAATTATTCCCATACCTATTTCGTGATAACACTGAATAA
- a CDS encoding MFS transporter has product MISLQSSQYKKVTFALAFGSFLVFSNLYLFQPMLPYMAQHFSLSETKTNWLFAASTLALSVSLVPWAIRSESVGRKQVMLIGLFAMPLISITMLMTQEFWLLVAARAGMGIALAAFASVAVAYMVEELEAPAFSKAIGSYIAANSLGGISGRILGGVLTDWIGWQDAVVVMTCITLIGSLLVAYLLPKQQHFVAQKGRFRQHNLDIIRHLKTPKLWVAMLIGGTNFALFVNLYSVAGFRLSAPPYSLPVSLASLIFLCYLGGTISSRLTSIWVKHYTPIQGMILGSMCSLIGMWVGLVETIPTILLGLLLISCGAFFTHTLAYSWVSRHATQAKATATALYLVHYYVGGSLGGFYLLSCWQHGGWEYVVAGAMVIYVVMFALCWKLKRIASQSTEQPSFISVPK; this is encoded by the coding sequence ATGATTTCTCTCCAAAGCAGCCAATATAAAAAAGTCACCTTTGCTCTCGCTTTTGGTTCTTTCCTCGTATTTTCTAACTTATACCTATTTCAGCCGATGCTGCCTTATATGGCCCAGCATTTTTCGCTATCAGAAACCAAAACAAACTGGCTGTTTGCAGCATCAACGTTGGCACTGTCTGTAAGTCTCGTGCCTTGGGCAATCCGCTCTGAATCGGTTGGTCGTAAGCAAGTGATGCTTATTGGCTTATTTGCTATGCCATTAATCAGCATCACTATGCTCATGACCCAAGAGTTTTGGTTATTAGTCGCTGCTCGGGCAGGAATGGGCATCGCGTTAGCCGCTTTCGCCTCTGTCGCTGTTGCTTATATGGTTGAAGAGTTGGAAGCACCAGCATTTAGCAAAGCGATTGGCAGTTATATCGCGGCAAACTCCCTTGGGGGAATATCGGGGCGGATACTTGGAGGGGTACTGACCGATTGGATCGGATGGCAAGACGCGGTAGTGGTCATGACATGCATTACCCTAATCGGCTCATTATTGGTGGCTTATCTACTACCAAAACAGCAGCATTTTGTCGCGCAAAAAGGTCGCTTTCGCCAACATAACTTAGATATTATTCGCCACCTAAAAACACCAAAACTCTGGGTTGCAATGCTTATTGGCGGCACTAACTTTGCTCTATTTGTTAATTTATATTCGGTCGCAGGTTTTCGCTTATCCGCACCACCTTATTCATTACCAGTCAGTTTAGCGTCATTGATTTTCCTGTGCTATTTAGGTGGAACCATCAGCTCCCGCTTAACCAGTATCTGGGTGAAGCATTACACCCCGATTCAAGGCATGATATTGGGTTCTATGTGTAGCCTGATTGGTATGTGGGTTGGATTAGTGGAAACCATACCAACCATACTTCTAGGGTTACTACTTATTAGCTGCGGTGCTTTCTTTACTCATACCTTGGCGTATTCATGGGTCAGCCGTCACGCAACTCAGGCAAAAGCAACGGCCACCGCTCTTTATTTAGTTCATTACTATGTTGGGGGGAGTTTGGGCGGATTTTACCTGCTCAGTTGTTGGCAACACGGTGGTTGGGAATACGTTGTGGCCGGAGCCATGGTGATTTATGTGGTGATGTTTGCGTTATGCTGGAAACTCAAGCGAATAGCAAGTCAGTCAACCGAGCAGCCATCGTTTATATCAGTCCCCAAATAG